A genomic stretch from Bacterioplanes sanyensis includes:
- a CDS encoding methylated-DNA--[protein]-cysteine S-methyltransferase: MMRYRHWASPLGQITLQADDQGITGIWFEQHTSKPAELGEYCSGDALLSTACQQLQQYFTGERQQFDVPLSFHGTEFQRKVWSALCRIPFAQTCSYQQLAQHIGKPNASRAVGAANGKNPISIIVPCHRVIGANGRLTGYAGGIARKQHLLTLEQGDLFSRSTGKMLTPITTRAVLYRNSKIN, translated from the coding sequence ATGATGCGATACCGCCACTGGGCATCGCCGTTGGGTCAAATAACGCTGCAAGCGGATGATCAAGGTATTACTGGAATCTGGTTCGAGCAACATACCAGCAAACCTGCTGAGTTAGGTGAATACTGCAGCGGAGATGCGCTATTAAGTACTGCCTGCCAACAATTGCAGCAGTATTTTACCGGTGAGCGACAGCAATTTGATGTGCCGTTGAGTTTTCACGGTACAGAATTTCAACGCAAAGTTTGGAGTGCCTTGTGTCGCATTCCCTTTGCGCAAACATGCAGTTATCAACAGCTGGCGCAGCATATTGGCAAGCCCAACGCCAGCCGTGCAGTCGGTGCCGCCAACGGCAAAAATCCAATTTCTATTATTGTGCCATGCCATCGGGTGATTGGGGCCAACGGTCGCCTAACGGGTTACGCTGGAGGTATTGCGCGTAAACAGCATCTACTGACGCTGGAACAAGGTGACTTATTTTCAAGGTCAACAGGAAAAATGTTAACACCAATCACCACGCGGGCAGTGTTATATAGAAATAGCAAGATAAATTAG